A section of the Peptoanaerobacter stomatis genome encodes:
- a CDS encoding YggS family pyridoxal phosphate-dependent enzyme yields MTMEKTVKENLEKISYLINEAKSKSKYNQDVKLIAVSKTVDVDKVAEAADFGIMDFGENKPQELLRKAEVFPSYNWHQIGTLQKNKVKHIIDKVKLIHSLDSVDLAKEIDKRAKDKDITIQCLIQINISKEESKHGLDENSVVEFVKQVSENYKNIIIKGLMGMAPYEVEKENTRIYFKKMKELMSLINSKNINGVILDELSMGMSNDYQIAIEEGATMVRLGTLIFGERIYNKNI; encoded by the coding sequence ATGACAATGGAAAAAACAGTAAAGGAAAATCTTGAAAAAATATCATATCTGATAAATGAGGCAAAATCAAAATCAAAATACAATCAAGATGTTAAGCTGATAGCTGTAAGTAAAACAGTAGATGTTGATAAAGTGGCAGAGGCTGCTGATTTTGGAATTATGGATTTTGGAGAGAATAAGCCTCAGGAGCTTTTGAGAAAAGCGGAGGTTTTTCCGTCTTATAATTGGCATCAGATTGGTACATTGCAGAAAAATAAGGTTAAACACATCATAGACAAGGTCAAATTGATACATTCATTAGATTCCGTCGATCTTGCCAAGGAAATTGACAAAAGAGCAAAAGATAAGGACATTACAATACAGTGCCTAATACAAATCAACATATCCAAAGAGGAATCAAAACACGGCTTAGATGAAAATAGCGTGGTTGAGTTTGTAAAACAAGTCAGTGAAAATTATAAAAACATTATAATCAAAGGACTTATGGGAATGGCTCCTTACGAAGTGGAAAAAGAGAATACAAGAATATATTTTAAAAAAATGAAAGAACTTATGTCATTAATTAACTCAAAAAATATAAACGGTGTCATACTTGATGAATTATCTATGGGAATGAGTAATGACTATCAGATAGCTATTGAGGAAGGCGCAACTATGGTAAGACTTGGTACGCTTATATTTGGAGAGAGAATATATAATAAAAATATTTAA